Within Crassostrea angulata isolate pt1a10 chromosome 2, ASM2561291v2, whole genome shotgun sequence, the genomic segment TACCTgacatttaaacttttttttaaataatgtttcaaCCACACTGAATTATTGATAACTTTCTGagatttcaaaatcaaaacactTTTACTTGAACCCTTTATAACAGCATCAAAGGTACATCAGGTTTGAATAATGTCAGCAAGAAcgaaataaacatttgattgaactAGACAATTTGATACttttactcatttttttttagaattatatcGACAAATGTGTACGCAAAATGAATCGTATctagtaatttaaaaataaattgagagCAGATATGAATAGAACAACACACTTATCATAAGcatatttattgcaaaaatgaCAATTATAAGAGAGATAACGTATTTCTTTAGGAGCATCAAAACTATATTAGTTGCTAATAACATACATCACACCTTAACCAACATTATTATTAGAATAGTGTATTAGATGAAAATATGATACTTCTGAAATTAGTAATGTTCCCGATAAATAAAAGATGAAATGTATTTTAGCACAGCATTTTAACAAAAggtattgaaataaaatgttacagGCATAAACCATCATTAATGAACGCATTAAAATTACCaatctatttataaaaaaataataacattgtTATTGaatctgaaaacaattttaacccaTAACAATcgaataaattataaaacaacaaACATAAGATATGTGcatattaaacaaattaaaatcaaaagacGATTTTATTGaatctttaaaaacaatgtttaacATTCTCGAACGTGATTTGAGTACGTTGGTATTGGTGTCCAGCAACAAAACAATACATTGGTAGGGCAATAATATACTTAAAAATATGGGTGataaatctttttaaacaataaaaaacagTAATTTATAAATAGGTACAAATAAAACACTCAGGTATTCATTAGcttacaaagaaataaaaattaatcggGTTAACGTCAAATAACAAGTCAGATCTTATAACAATCCAATgaaattatattcaaattcaaaatgacTTTTATATCAGCACTAATGCACATAAACTAAAATCGAACAAGTTCGTTATAGCTAATTGCATACTCAAATTGAAGATAGAGTGTTCAGAAAGCAACTGTTGAAGGGTTTCTATGTTTCTTTAACAATTTCCATAAACACTGTCATTAAGAAGATATTCAGCCACGGCGTCATGACAAAGCTTGTATTCCTCctaagatgaaataaaaaatctttattagcAAAAGGTGAGAATGCTAACAGTATAAAATCAAAtcctttatttttcttattatatCAACAATTTCAAATGAAGTCAAGATACAAATATAACTGTGAAACATACCAAAGTGGACACACACTCGGGTCTACGTATCTGGATCTGACGTACAGCTGTAAAAATGTCCACCTCTCTGTCCATGGAGATCTGTTCCAACACGTTGTATACAACAAAGAATGGGCCACAGCGTGTAGCGCCGTCTCtaataacaaaatgttttgcATGAAGTAGAAACAAATAGCAAGTTTACacatatttctaaataaaagaaTACGCATATCTTTTGTacacttttaaaagttttgtatacattttttctgctaatattgtatatatttttttctgttaaacatAGTATAATGGATATGACCTGCCAATGTTTTATTATACACGCCGTTTCATTtgcatttgtattttatttaaagaaatgattgactgaacgtatttacattttaatatattgcTGGTACAAATAGTTTTTTATGGTTTTAACAAGATCAATTATCAAAGGAAAGCAATCAATTATCGCGTCAATTATCTATATTTCCCTTTCATGGTCCAACTGTGCCATCTAAAtgaacatttaaacaaaaataacttACTTAATATGAAAATTTGCGCTCAATCAAAGCAATttaatgtggttttttttatattttcacatTATAAATTTATCCTGCCTCGATTGCAACAGTTGTTTACTGATATTTGAGGTCAAGAGAGTGAGTGATTAAAAAAGATATCtgaatgaaattgtattttagagGCGAATGGTCATACTTACATGGTATTTctaaattatcatttattctgtCAAACTTTTTATGGGTATTTCTAATTTATTATACATTATGTCAAATTGTAAGGTTTTGTAgctcttttttattttctaacatGCTAGagtgtatttattaaaatattttgcataataCCAAAGTGTACTTATTCTTGAAAACAATGGCCATTCATTGAATACAGTTAGATACAGAAAGAAGGAATAAAGACTGATGTGATATTGTTTACGTTACCTTGACAGAACGAGGACCCGGCCCTTTTGGTCAGACTTCTCAGTCTTTACTGCCTTAACTACATCCAAAAGTACTCTTTTGTCCCCCCTTTTCAGTCTCTCACCCCAAGTCGGGCATTCCAGAAGAGTGATATCCATTTCATTGAAACCCTAAATAATACAAATCGAatgtacaattgaaaaaaaagagaaaagaaatAGAAGTGttagtttaaaattttggataaaaattctaatgttataatatttgattattatctatgttttttctgtaaaaaaaaaaatatgcgttAGAATCCAACAGTATCATCAGAAAACTACCGAATAAAAAATGGTGAAGTCATTTAGAAGTCTGAAACATTATAATTGGCCTAGATGTGCCCAAGGCAATTGATTCTGACAAAACTTGAACCATTCTCTTAATTAATTAGGTgaaatgttaaatgtattgttCTTTGGCAGTTGCAACGAAAGGCATTGTATTTTTGCAGTTAAAAATGCAACAATCCATAACTCATTAATTGCATTAAACAAGTTAAATAATAactaaataataaaagaaaatgaaaccgTTGGTTGTATATTCAGTCTGGTCAGTTTGACGTTCGGGCTTCTTGTTGATGACATATTTTTAACGTAGAAAATCCCATTGAATTTGTGTTGATTTTCTGATGGAAACCATTTGGATGTCTGTCAAAGAATTGGAAATAAGAATACACACAGAGTACATAATTAGAAAGAGAAAGACATCACATCCAGAAAGACAGGCAGATAAGTTTATTGATTAAACATTTCCTCATAATGAAGGAAATCATAAGTTAAGTGCTTACTGATTCAATATCAATATCCTCAAGGGGACACAAAAAGACGACAACACGTGCGTCAAAGTCCTTGATCAGTCTGAGGAAGTCCTCGGTGTTGTCTGGTAGAGGATACTGGGCGCTGATCAGGGAGTCCTTCTCCAGGAATGACTGTATTAAACACACAAATATAGCATTTGTAACAATGAAGTCTGTTTTAGGGTCTGGGAACTAAacatactttttttcagaaatgatgaCAGGAAAACAATAATGATGTTTATTGTTTGGTTCAATATGATTATATTCAAGTATATTAGCAGTAGTCATTTTAGGAGGACGATTAAAGGAAATGTCAATACAATGCTCCTAAAATTTTAATGCAGTAACTTTTAATTCATCATCAAACTAACACATAAGTTCCACTTAtacaaaatatgatttgttCATCAGTGGAACACTATTCTCATTTGGAATgtgtttacaaatataaatgttttatgtaaatgtattaaattaaacTTAGCGACTGCCtttgtataaataataaatacgaCGATACAGATTTAACGTATTGTAGTAATACTTCAAGTTTTGATTAAGATCTGACGGCACAATAACGTTTGACATAATGTTAGGTTATGTTGTACTAAATGTGTATGGAATACACATGGTCACCATGCGACTGCTGTTATAGAAAATTACCCTAAGGCATGAAAAGAGGGTTATATATACAGTCAATgtatttttgggggtttttttttctccaaaacctGAATAAGAACAGCATTGTAGTACGTGTTATAGCCCTTCATATAATACAGATGACACATGAACTCCTCCACTGAAATTAAAGTAGGAAGGTAAGAATCATTAAATATAGCAATTGGAATGTCATTATTGTTGTATTgttgttatttcattttttttaaattgtcattaAAGATTCAGTGTATCAGATTGAAAGCAATTTTTCAGTAtaaaatcttcaatgaaataaatacaaccTTCACAGGCGTATATATAGAAATAGTATGGTACCTGGTAATACGCTTTGTGTGTAGTTAGCCGATATCTGAGACCGACCAGACATGTAATCTTGCTGTGTATACTCCTTTCTCAAGGACAGTAACTCctacaatatttttataaataacatataagaaaaaatgaagaaaaaacacATTGCATTTGATCCAAATGAATAACTGCAATCATAACGAATATGTTTAAATCGAGAATGCTtatcaaatttcaaagttataTATTTAGAGAGCATTTTTTGCTGTCAATATAAATCACAATTTGATAACCTCGAGGTCAGAAGATAATGACTTCTTTTGTGATAGATCTCCACAATTCGTATAACAAGTCTGTTCTTGGTATTCGCCCAAAAACTTCTCCGTGTCCAAACATTTGCTTTGGCCGTAAAAGGCATCCTTCAGTGCAAGGTATAGCAATTTATACTGCTCCTGAAAGGATATTTTGGTTTGAGAAACAAATTTTATCTGTTAAAACGTagtaaaaaaaagcaaaataataaatcataaattacTGATATTGATAATCATAACAAAGTcgaatgaataaaattaattaaacttgATAAAATATCGTAAGAGAAAGTTTGCTCGCTTGATCTAGAGACAACAATAAATCACATTATTTAACAGATTGCGACTAACACTTCGTTTACACTATTCAAGATATATTTGTCATGTATAAAAACGGCTTTTAAAGCAATTTAATCTCGGAAAGATCACCTATCCTTCCCGTAAAATTCATCTTTTAATGCAAGGTTATTTGGATTAAGTTCTTAAAGAATGCTTTTGTCTACTcaatttaataattcaaaaaataaataaatatcattaaaaaacagTTGTTATGATTAACgagaatataatatatttaatgaaattaattccATTGGACATTTTTTTGAGCGGGTATTTGCTCATTACATCTACAAAATTAATAATGGCGACTAACACTTTGTTATTGgctataaaaatgtattgtGAAAACTGTTTACAAGGTAATTTAATCGATTGGGCACTAGAGGAACTTATTTTAATCTTAAATAAACAAAGGTAATAGGAAGcttttgataataaatatttgttttcttaaagTCAGAGGTCATTTCCGTGATTTGAAACAAGTTTTATAATATGTGTATCATCATCCAATTAAAAGGACTAAACCAACATGCATTTTACATAACCTGCATTTGTATTATTAATGATAGGAAGTATTTTGTACATTCTGAAAACGATTGATTAACATCTTTTCAATAAGGACATTATCTCCACGGAAATGTTATGTAACAAAGCCTCGTTTTCTTCCGCTTGTTGCGCAAAATAAACACGTTGAAACTGcgcatttaaactttttttgaatAAGACTATTGAGTAGAAAACTAAGAGGAAAAAATTAATCCCAACTTCTAACTACTATTTTGCTTCAATAATTTAGTTAAAATATCAGACCTTTAGTTGAAGGAAAATAAGTTATATTATACTACATATTGGaatcatattatttatttatatttgaatctTTTCGATAGAAACTAGTAAAAGATTGAATACCActaaccaaaaataaaatacagttaaaaataacaaaggcGATTATGGGAATATATTGAAACAcaatgatttagaaaaaaaaagcataGGTTCGTTAACTTGTTATGTTTCGAATAGCATTATTAATGATCAATAATCACTGACTATCATAAAAATACAGATCATATATTTCGAAATTTTTCGACAATGCAATCAGATTCATCTAAAATTCGAAAGAgattttttacatttgaaaagtACATATACATAATCCCACAACTCTTTGAACCACGATTATCCTCTATTGTTTTGTATATCGGTACTTTACCTGTCCTCTCCACTTCCCGGTAGAGAacgttttcaattaaaatttaaatgtttttctaaTATTACTATAGATACTTTGTAATTCAAATGAGATTTTCTAGAAACTAGTTTAAAGTTCatcattaataaacaaaatatcaatgatGAATCTAGCAGCCGCAACGAGAGAATGAATGTATTGTATGTCTTCCGCAATATAACAATGCATATGTAGGTGTAACACAAAGAACAAAAGTgtgatatatttttcaaaatttgaacatttgttGGTTTCTCGGACACTTTAAAGAAGGGTAAAATTGCAACATGTTTGGGAACATCTAAATTAAACAAAACCCTACATCTCCTTGAATCATGTTCATCCGGTCCTTCCTCATGGTCCTGACGTACATCGGGACGTTGATTTTACCAGTTCTCTCCCCTTCGCGGTAGAGGGCGTCTAAAGCAATATACGTTCCAGTTCTACCAACTCCCGcactaaaaatcaaattatagcAACTTggtatttgaaatttaaaacaaaatttttaaatagaaatgttACAAATTGTATTTCTTTGTTATAAAGTAATCTTAAAATCATTGGCTTTTACCAACTATTGCAagtataaaatacaattttttttattcagggCATTTTGATCAATATTCTTACCGTTAAATTAATTTATGTTCAagtaatttaaattgtattcaatagATTATTCTATCGCATGactttgattcatttgaaatGGTCACACGGTCGTATACCTGCAGTGTACAACGGTGTACTTCCCAGCAGAATTAGCTGTTGCTCTGTTCACGTGACGATGAAAAACGACCAGACTAAGGGGATCGGCCACTCCATGATCTGACCACGTGGTGTAATGGAACATCGTAACATGACGGTCTGATCTTGTCTAAAGTCATGATAAATATAACTTTTAATAGTTAAAGATTAAGAATCCATTAGATTTTGTGGGAAATCATGTTTTTATCATAAAGGCTATGTTGACAATTGCTTTTATTTTGATGCACATTGTAGCAGGCGAATGATGAAGCTGCAATTTATTCAACTGAATGCTATCTGAAAAATATAGAAAGCGGAATAAATGGCATAGTTATATAATtcagttatttttaaaagttattaatgAGTCACCTTTGAAAACGCTGAACAAGGGATTAAccccatttttttcattttatgtttctttCTTGTTCATACAGACATATAAtcatgattttgttttcaatttctacaTTATAAGGAAAAGCAACATTTTAACTAAAAGAAGATAAATCTAAAATTCTGCGTTTTCAATATGACTTTGATTTCGAAGTAATATTATTGATGGCTTTTGTGTAAGAATAAACGTTTAATTGAACATACTCCTCAGGTAAATAGGTCAAGATAACCGTTAACAATAGTGGTagattgttttaatatactGAACACTAAAGAATTCTGAATTCCtaattttatatcaatgttGAAGAATACCTAATTATTATTCCTTCTTTGATTCTGATAAATATCATTGTGCAAAATGTGAGTGTAGCACATTGTATACGTAATTTGGAATAAGAtacataaaaagtaaatataaaaataatttttcaagacTTGTGATTTACATATAGGTAATATAAAGAGATACGACATACAAAAACTACGATTGAAGACCATTTTGCTTACCTGACCAATAGTTTTCTTAACACTCTaaatattaatctttttttcattgatagAATAACAAACGCTGATCAcagtttcaaaaagaaaatcatcaatatatatgtttattgtGATATTCGCATATTAAAAGCGATAAAATGCAACTAGCAACCAGTACGCGGGAGCGTttatcattgtgacgtcactaaTTTCATACGTTTCTGCTaccttttatattcatatcaggaaacttatttacaaatgtagGAAGTAAACATTTCGAATAGCAGAATATGTACGATGGATCATCTGGACTCAAATCAAAAATTTGTGCTGATAATTTGTAAATCACTGCACTCAGTTATACTGTTTGACTTCTAATCTGTTTATCATTACTAAATCACCAAGAACGAAATCTATTTTAGCATCTACAAAAATTAGACAATAcaacgtttttcattttattgtacaggtaatttaattatttactgaATCGCTATATATCAAAAAGGGCTTTAGCTGTTATGCACACACTATACTCAATATAATGGTTTGTGCATGGAACATCGTTTTAAGCGCCATTAACAAAATAACGTAATCTAATGATTCTTAGTTTCATGCAAATTGTTATTATTCGtttgaaacaaacaaaagattttCTGAAAATACGTTTCTTACCCATGCTTACATCGAGTACAATCACTCTTGCTCGCACATATAGGTTTAGCTAAGATATATGACACTTGAAATTCATACATATAGatttttacattgtatatgatatattCATCGATACTATTTTTGTTTGAAGTAGCATATACTTTTGTTTCTAAGGGTTATGAGACATGCACATAAATCAACAGTGATATTTTCTAATTGTGATTATGACATAGGAATCACATTAAGTTTCTTATAAAATGTATTAGTTATAGGgcttttttgtatatatattcaaGATACTTAAGCAAAGACTCAAAATACGAGAACCcttattttaaacagattttaatACGATTGGCGGACTTCCGATGAAATGGGCGTTttggatttgaaaaaaaaattacgtcaATTTACTTCGAATCCCGATTTAGAATGTGCATAAACAAACCACGGGGGATTGGCCTAAGGTTTATATCGATCATATAAAAGTAACTAGAATACAATAATCAACTTCAAATGACAAAATTCCATTGAATTTATGAATAATGTGGCAGATTTTAAAGAATGTTGTCCTAAATACGTAATAAGTTGAGAAACATTGTTTTTGTCACATGTGAGAAGTATCGTCGTGCGTAAGTCACTAGTTACAAGCTTAAAGAAAGTAAGTAagtttatacaatatttatctGATAAATTTGTAATTGTGGTGATATATTTTCAGTAGATTAGCTGATATAAttctttgtaattttttgtttaactttGCAATTAACTATTCAATTTTGTTAGAAATATTATGTTCgttaaacaaaaatacattgtaGTTTTACTTTTCCAAAACACCTATGCCACACACGATATGAAAATATggcttttaaataatatttactgTTTTGTTGTGTATCTTAAACCGCCTGATGATGTACTCAGCGTATGTTTTCTCCTCCAGATGTCTGACTGTCAATGTCCCTCCTTGTAGTTTGTCGTTGATATCTGGCCAGTACTGGGCACActtgttcttaaaaaaaatatgtgaacttCAAGATAGTCGCAAAAGAAGTAAAAGATGGCTTTACTCATAAAAAagtctttttgtttatttctaaatattgaCATTACaaacagattattttttttcaaaatatcttgtgttttattgttattcataattaaatttttttatactgtAGATAACATAGTATGTAATGTCTTTTGGATACACTTTAACCTTTGTTCCTTCTGTTAGGTTCGTTAGACAAACGATGATACACACTTCTTCTTGCCATATCATGGTCCAGAAATCCGCAATTGTTTTTGGCTTTGGGCCTtaggaaaaaaatgacaaatgaaaGCCTAAGAAATTTCTTATGACAATGAAAATTAGAGGTAATGTTAAATCATTCATTAATATAGAgttcatttaaatataaagTGTACCCTGTGAGGCAATGTAACGCCGCCTTCCTTGTGTATCCTTTTGATGCATATAGAGACAAATATTTAACAAGTATTAAACAAAATGAGGAAAAACAACAAACACAcaaaaaccaagaaaaaaaacccaaaaacaaacaaaaatagaatCAGTGACAAAACACTGGGCTATAAGATGTATTAGTCAATATATACTTACTTCGATGTAGTTGGCATTAATATAACCACTTCCATTTGATGCTGGTGTTTTAAGAACAATTCGCGAGTGATCATCTATAAATCaagtatattataaaaaaaaaaaatgtgggtTTTCTTAAAGAATTTGCGATTGATCAACTACAAGTGTActgcaataaaaaataatgtaaaattgcTTTGATATAGTTCTATATAAATCTACTGAGCTATTGCTTTTGAGGAAATTTGGTTTAATACATACATGGAAAGATGGTAGtgtatctatttttaactttattttcagGGTTTTTTGCCTCTGTGCATGGGTGAAGTTCACCACGTGGAATGTCCTGTCAATTATAGGTAAAATTGCGTGTATAACTGCTTATccttttttatattattcaCTGCTTATTCATATAAACAGTGAATGCAgattaataaaatgatgatgCTTAAATAATAAATCGTACTTGGTATTCTCTTTTGAGTCCAGCGTTTTCGTTTATCGACATGTTGGTAATTTGTGCCGATATGTTTCTTACAGAAATGTTTTTATTGGTTGGGGGACCTCTTTTTGTTTTCTCAGGCAAGGCATATGTAGAGTTACAATTGTCATTTTCATTGTTCTCGTGGACTTTGTCATCTATAGTATGATAACGGTTATAACAATAAAAGCATAATCTGCGAAAATATCTCATCTGCCAAAAACCGTAGTTTTCAACAATAATTAGATAAATTTTGGGATTAGGATAACtctttatcataatatatattcaagGGTTATATACTACTTATACATACCAACTGTTTgacgatttttaaaattgtctcGAGGCTTTATTTCCATTATCATCGATTCTCGTTTCATACTTGTAGCTTTTCTGTTGAGACTACaattattatatgatttatatCATGGTTCAAACCCTTTTCGAAcgacatattttcattttatttaatgcaGTGCTACATTTGTAATCAATAGACTTTTTACATAATCAAATTATGTTTAGGATAAATACTTAAATGCATTTGATAAAAAGTATGTGGTAATATAccgtaaaataaaaaagataataactCCGACTATTAAAACTACACATGCGCCGAGTATCCCTCCAACAGTAACAGGAAGATTATTAGACAACTTTTGAGATGAACCAATAGTCGATGTaccaatcactaaataaaaaaggcaatttattttaagttttgaaCTATGCATAAATAATTTATCACTTATCTTACGCGATTTTTTGATATATCAAGTTGACAAGCACATGTTAAGTGTATAAAACTGTACagtatttcaaattcacaagaTTACAGCAATCTGATAATTTCCAAATGCTCATTGCATGCATATAACGATTAAGGGCGAACGACTTGTTTTTATAgtggtaaatattttaaataattacctTGTAgaacatttttgtatttgtcGATGATACTATTAAAAGCTGGTTAGAAAAAAATACTctgaattgatattttttttaaaaatcctaaacATTGATAATTGACAACGATGCAGGGTTATGTCGAATTTGGTAATTTTATGTGACAAATTATGATTCcataatattattatacaatacaattaacaaaactgtttcaaattaaaatagatataaaaatttgaaacatatcTATCACAACTGTCATTAATGATAATTATCCCAATATTAACAAGTATTTTCCCATTGATGTTAAAGTGTTtggtgggatttttttttcttatgacCTTATTGCTTCGGCATTCAATTAAAGTCAAATTCAAAgctataaaaacaatatttatttcaggTAAACTAAACATTTCTTCAAACTAAGTaagttattatttcaaaaagagCACTTATAGTTTTCATCTGATAAAAGAAGTCCGAAAAAAAAGTTGGACACTTTAGAAAATGGTAATTTAAGAACACtgattacatatttttaataggATAAActcagttacatgtacattcgtATCTTTATCTCAATTCCTTAatataaacaaacaatatttttttaaagaccatttataattacattttggGCAATGGCTTCCCAAACCTTCTACACAATCTCCGCATGATCCATCAATATGTTCACATGTCGTGTTGCATTTTTGAGGACATTGCAAAGAACAGTGCTTTCCATAACTTCCAGCTGTGCATGCTATACTCcacaaaaaatgtacattttataaatataaacaatttaatttgtaaaatataattctATTACGATAAAGTTTCTTACAGCTATTACAATATTTGTCCATGTACCCATCCTGACATCCACTATGACACAATCCACTAACGTGGTCACATGGTAAATTTTTGTCGCAATGACCGCTGCATTCGTTGTTACAGTTCACTCCAAAATAATAGGGTGGACATTCtgatttcaattaaaaacaagCTTTTTAACCAAAACTAACTACTCACTATGAATAATATTTATCCATTAACCATTAAATATACAATTGAGTATatactattttttgtattgtcacaagATTATATAAAACTGCTATAATCATGCAATTATAAATAGACCTTTGCTGCAGTCACTGTCTG encodes:
- the LOC128172977 gene encoding receptor-type tyrosine-protein phosphatase epsilon-like produces the protein MNNRVCSHVDGVCLAGCQDGYIGKYCNNSCKQGYFGKSCSSVCSPHCKTCRHTDGHCSCSAGYTGYRCTTECFQSYGENCHYPCSQHCYDKNCDRFNGSCLTGCIDGKSSCLLGNLSLSNNLPVTVGGILGACVVLIVGVIIFFILRLNRKATSMKRESMIMEIKPRDNFKNRQTVDDKVHENNENDNCNSTYALPEKTKRGPPTNKNISVRNISAQITNMSINENAGLKREYQDIPRGELHPCTEAKNPENKVKNRYTTIFPYDHSRIVLKTPASNGSGYINANYIEDTQGRRRYIASQGPKPKTIADFWTMIWQEEVCIIVCLTNLTEGTKNKCAQYWPDINDKLQGGTLTVRHLEEKTYAEYIIRRFKIHNKTTRSDRHVTMFHYTTWSDHGVADPLSLVVFHRHVNRATANSAGKYTVVHCSAGVGRTGTYIALDALYREGERTGKINVPMYVRTMRKDRMNMIQGDEQYKLLYLALKDAFYGQSKCLDTEKFLGEYQEQTCYTNCGDLSQKKSLSSDLEELLSLRKEYTQQDYMSGRSQISANYTQSVLPVEEFMCHLYYMKGYNTYYNAVLIQSFLEKDSLISAQYPLPDNTEDFLRLIKDFDARVVVFLCPLEDIDIESTSKWFPSENQHKFNGIFYVKNMSSTRSPNVKLTRLNIQPTGFNEMDITLLECPTWGERLKRGDKRVLLDVVKAVKTEKSDQKGRVLVLSRDGATRCGPFFVVYNVLEQISMDREVDIFTAVRQIQIRRPECVSTLEEYKLCHDAVAEYLLNDSVYGNC